Genomic window (Desulfobacterales bacterium):
TCAGGCTCTTGGCTTGCAAAAAGAACGGGCCTTGCTATGGTGACTCGTGCGTAGTCAATAGTATTTATCATGAAAGTCGCCCCGGACGGAACCTCGGTGTCCGGGGAGATTCTCATTGTTGGTTGTGGCCGCGGCCTGAAACTTGGTCCAGCCATGCTGGTTTATACAAAACTATTGGCAAACTTAAAATGGAAAATTATGTAAGCGTTATTATCCCCGTGTATAACCGGGAAAAATTTATCATGCAATCCGTGGAGTCGGTGCTTGCCCAGACCTGGTCCTGTTTCGAGGTGATCGTGGTGGATGACGGCTCCACCGACCGCACCGCGGAACTGGTGGCCCGGCTCCGGCAAAAGAGCGATCCCGGGCGGATTATTTATATCTCCCAGGAGAACCAGGGACCGGCCGCGGCCCGCAACACCGGCATCCGGGCGGCCCGGTACGATCTGCTCGCCTTTCTCGATTCCGACGACCGCCTTGTCAAGGACAAGCTTGCGGCCCAGGTGGCATTGATGGCGGCCAATCCCGAGGCGCTCATCTCCCATACCGATGAGATCTGGTTTCGGCGGGGGGTGCGTTTGAATCCCAAGAACAGACATCGTAAGGGCGGCGGCGATCTTTTTGCCCGCTGTCTTGAACTGTGCGTGGTGGGGATGTCCACGGTAATGGCGCGCCGGGATTTTTTTGCGCGGGCCGGCTTTTTTAACGAGGATTTTTTCTGCTGCGAGGACTATGATCTCTGGCTGCGGGCCAGCGTTGATCTGCCCTTTCTCTACCTGGACCGGGCCCTGACCATCAAGGACGGCGGCCGGGGTGATCAGCTTTCCGTGATCCACCGGATGGGCATGGATAAGCTCAGGATTAAATCCATAACCATGCTCCTTGATTCCGGCCGGCTTGACCCGCAACAGGAAGAGATGGCAATCAGCGAGTTGACCCGGAAATGCACGATCTACGGCCAGGGCTGCCTGAAACACGGCCGCAG
Coding sequences:
- a CDS encoding glycosyltransferase family 2 protein: MQSVESVLAQTWSCFEVIVVDDGSTDRTAELVARLRQKSDPGRIIYISQENQGPAAARNTGIRAARYDLLAFLDSDDRLVKDKLAAQVALMAANPEALISHTDEIWFRRGVRLNPKNRHRKGGGDLFARCLELCVVGMSTVMARRDFFARAGFFNEDFFCCEDYDLWLRASVDLPFLYLDRALTIKDGGRGDQLSVIHRMGMDKLRIKSITMLLDSGRLDPQQEEMAISELTRKCTIYGQGCLKHGRSEEGRYYLELPGRGQMTEDRRQRTEKTVGSGR